One genomic segment of Phycisphaerae bacterium includes these proteins:
- a CDS encoding PEP-CTERM sorting domain-containing protein — protein sequence MRYVGLTALAAMVTGIILSPAVGTEILRNDAVLVSDNYNTTASGGNDTLGAQPLADVGTWIVDEGTSGNIVTDAAIPGVQEGDGYLKLLHDGAGGAQLKAKFDPITVVGDKFTWRSRAYFTGGGHDDDYQFALRTTGTPTSPWYDDVIFTTTIRGGVVNAYDGSNYVPTGTTILTDQWTTWEVSYTRGANTFSWLVNGVGDTAMPTIPGASNKDIGFAMFFGNYTSSTDGGFPVCLDMVPEPTSALLLLGGVAGLAIRRRKTA from the coding sequence ATGCGATATGTGGGTCTTACGGCACTGGCCGCCATGGTTACGGGAATCATCCTGTCGCCCGCCGTGGGCACGGAGATTCTGCGAAACGACGCGGTTCTGGTTTCGGACAACTACAACACCACGGCCAGCGGAGGAAACGACACCCTCGGGGCCCAGCCATTGGCCGACGTCGGCACATGGATTGTCGATGAGGGCACTTCCGGCAACATCGTGACCGACGCCGCCATACCGGGAGTGCAGGAGGGCGACGGTTACTTGAAGCTGCTCCACGATGGCGCCGGCGGGGCTCAGCTCAAAGCCAAGTTCGATCCCATCACGGTGGTGGGCGACAAGTTCACATGGCGGTCTCGCGCCTATTTCACAGGCGGTGGGCACGACGATGACTATCAATTTGCCCTTCGCACGACCGGGACGCCGACGTCGCCCTGGTATGATGATGTCATCTTCACGACGACAATCCGGGGCGGGGTGGTCAACGCCTACGATGGAAGCAACTACGTTCCCACCGGCACCACGATCCTGACCGACCAGTGGACGACATGGGAGGTCTCATACACCCGAGGGGCCAACACATTCTCTTGGTTGGTGAACGGTGTTGGCGACACGGCAATGCCAACCATACCAGGGGCGTCGAACAAGGACATCGGGTTCGCGATGTTCTTCGGCAACTACACCTCGAGCACCGACGGCGGCTTCCCGGTCTGCCTGGACATGGTTCCGGAACCGACTTCCGCACTGCTGCTGCTCGGAGGAGTTGCCGGTCTGGCCATCCGGCGGCGGAAGACCGCCTGA